One Candidatus Thermoplasmatota archaeon DNA window includes the following coding sequences:
- a CDS encoding HAD family phosphatase has protein sequence MIQAIIFDWGGVLIQDPTPEFVRFFSSYFHVPKKKFLSTYKNYLSAFQKNLITEQEFWNLVCSVMNVSAPREDLWKKVFKHAYQENQNMFLLVSTLKKKGYRIGLLSNTEQPVLEFFYEQRYPHFDTIVFSCTEHVVKPDKKIYTIMLDRLDLTPGECVFIDDQKTNVVSAVEMGLYGIVFHNITQCVQDLEKLGISINNKPNTQKRA, from the coding sequence ATGATCCAAGCAATCATTTTTGATTGGGGTGGTGTATTGATACAAGATCCTACTCCAGAATTTGTTCGATTTTTTTCGTCCTATTTTCATGTTCCAAAAAAAAAATTTCTTAGCACATATAAAAACTATCTAAGTGCATTTCAAAAAAACCTCATCACTGAACAAGAATTTTGGAACTTAGTATGTTCAGTAATGAACGTATCAGCACCACGAGAAGATCTCTGGAAAAAAGTATTTAAACATGCATATCAAGAAAATCAAAATATGTTTTTGCTCGTATCTACTCTCAAAAAAAAGGGATATCGTATTGGTTTATTATCGAATACTGAACAACCAGTTCTAGAGTTTTTTTACGAACAAAGATATCCACACTTCGACACGATAGTTTTTTCCTGTACAGAGCATGTAGTAAAGCCAGATAAAAAAATATATACAATAATGCTTGATCGACTTGATTTAACCCCTGGTGAATGTGTTTTTATCGATGATCAAAAAACAAATGTGGTTAGTGCAGTTGAAATGGGTCTGTATGGCATTGTTTTTCATAATATTACTCAGTGTGTCCAAGATCTAGAAAAACTTGGTATTTCTATTAATAACAAACCAAACACTCAGAAAAGAGCATAG